A genomic window from Anguilla rostrata isolate EN2019 chromosome 14, ASM1855537v3, whole genome shotgun sequence includes:
- the arhgap24 gene encoding rho GTPase-activating protein 24 isoform X5, with translation MTANHETYLLMASTQNDMEDWVKTIRRVIWAPFGGGIFGQKLEETVRYERRFGNKLAPMLVEQCADFIRQWGLREEGLFRLPGQANLVKELQDAFDCGEKPSFDCNTDVHTVASLLKLYLRELPEPVIPFAKYEEFLSCTKLLSKDEESGMKELRKQVESLPPVNYNLLKYICRFLDEVQSYSGVNKMSVQNLATVFGPNILRPKVEDPVAIMEGTVLVQQLMSVLIGSHDVLFPKDEESPTAPELCNNNNEVHRKPTAGQLQNRENNNTAGMRQCSWETPESPTRAAVDNGSPGPLGGQRSGSPRNSLAGKFDLTRSPPLTVKKNPAFSKGSGIVTNGSFSSSSADGQEKGQTLPGTGTQARRTASLKGPGTKMGTSGVPNGGVRMGVSSTDVVNGTLSVRNGLWLPNGYVTLRDSKPKDCLSEQAAQQNRLSTYDNVQQQQFPSSACEDKQSVDSATWSTSSCEISLPDNSTSCRSSTTTCPEQDFFVGHYEDPVLDAPAHEDAGQQGELERRNGGGRGSRATSSSDNSETFAVNNSASGHSALHSLVASLKQEMHKQKTEYEARIKSLEHRNLELETEMVNLHEELDQERKKYTMVEIKLRNAERAKEDAEKRNEMLQKEMEQFFSTFGELTADPRRPERGNTIWIQ, from the exons GTATCTTCGGTCAGAAGCTGGAGGAGACGGTGCGCTATGAGCGACGCTTTGGGAACAAGCTGGCCCCCATGCTGGTGGAGCAGTGCGCGGACTTCATCCGCCAGTGGGGCCTGCGGGAGGAGGGCCTGTTTCGGCTGCCCGGGCAGGCCAACCTGGTCAAGGAGCTGCAGGACGCCTTCGACTGCGGCGAGAAGCCATCCTTCGACTG TAATACAGATGTGCACACGGTGGCCTCCCTGCTGAAGCTCTACTTGAGAGAGCTCCCAGAGCCAGTCATACCCTTCGCCAAATACGAGGAATTCCTCTCCTGCACTAAGCTCCTCAGCAAGGATGAAGAATCC ggaATGAAGGAATTGCGAAAACAAGTCGAAAGCCTACCTCCAGTCAACTACAATCTGCTGAAATATATATGCAG GTTTCTCGATGAAGTTCAGTCTTATTCAGGTGTGAATAAAATGAGTGTACAGAACCTGGCAACCGTCTTTGGGCCCAATATTCTGAGACCTAAGGTCGAAGACCCTGTAGCTATCATGGAAG GTACTGTGCTGGTCCAGCAGCTGATGTCGGTCCTGATTGGGAGCCACGATGTGCTCTTTCCCAAAGACGAGGAAAGCCCCACGGCCCCGGAGCtgtgcaacaacaacaacgaggTGCACAGGAAGCCCACGGCGGGGCAGCTGCAGAACCGGGAGAACAACAACACGGCGGGCATGCGCCAGTGCTCCTGGGAGACGCCCGAGTCGCCCACGCGGGCGGCGGTGGACAACGGCTCGCCCGGCCCGCTGGGGGGCCAGCGCTCGGGCAGCCCGCGCAACAGCCTGGCCGGCAAGTTCGACCTGACCCGCAGCCCGCCCCTCACGGTCAAGAAGAACCCGGCCTTCAGCAAGGGCAGCGGCATCGTCACCAACGGCTCCTTCAGCAGCTCCTCGGCCGACGGCCAGGAGAAGGGCCAGACCCTGCCCGGCACGGGCACCCAGGCCCGCCGCACCGCCTCCCTCAAGGGCCCGGGCACCAAGATGGGCACCAGCGGCGTGCCCAACGGCGGCGTGCGCATGGGCGTGTCCAGCACCGACGTGGTGAACGGGACGCTGAGCGTGCGCAACGGGCTCTGGCTGCCCAACGGCTACGTGACTCTGCGGGACAGTAAGCCCAAGGACTGCCTGAGCGAGCAGGCCGCCCAGCAGAACCGGCTCTCCACCTACGACAacgtgcagcagcagcagttcccCAGCAGCGCGTGCGAGGACAAGCAGAGCGTGGACAGCGCCACCTGGTCCACCTCCTCCTGCGAGATCTCCCTGCCCGACAACTCCACGTCCTGCcgctcctccaccaccacctgcCCCGAGCAGGACTTCTTCGTGGGCCACTACGAGGACCCCGTTTTGGACGCGCCCGCGCACGAGGACgccggccagcagggggagctggagcGGAGGAACGGCGGGGGCCGCGGGAGCCGGGCCACCAGCAGCAGCGATAACAGCGAGACGTTTGCGGTGAACAATAGCGCCAGCGGCCACAGCGCCCTGCACAGTCTGGTGGCCAGCCTGAAGCAGGAGATGCACAAGCAGAAGACCGAGTACGAGGCCAGGATAAAGAG cCTGGAGCACAGGAACCTGGAGCTGGAGACAGAGATGGTGAACCTCCACGAGGAGCTGGACCAGGAGAGGAAGAAGTACACCATGGTGGAGATAAAGCTACGGAATGCCGAGCGGGCGAAGGAGGACGCTGAGAAGAGGAACGAGATGCTCCAGAAGGAGATGGAGCAGTTTTTCTCCACGTTCGGGGAGCTGACGGCTGATCCACGTCGGCCGGAGAGGGGGAACACCATCTGGATCCAGTAA
- the arhgap24 gene encoding rho GTPase-activating protein 24 isoform X4, whose amino-acid sequence MLEHRDVKLATSGALTYHTLINRSIYRKIRSCVSFRKGIFGQKLEETVRYERRFGNKLAPMLVEQCADFIRQWGLREEGLFRLPGQANLVKELQDAFDCGEKPSFDCNTDVHTVASLLKLYLRELPEPVIPFAKYEEFLSCTKLLSKDEESGMKELRKQVESLPPVNYNLLKYICRFLDEVQSYSGVNKMSVQNLATVFGPNILRPKVEDPVAIMEGTVLVQQLMSVLIGSHDVLFPKDEESPTAPELCNNNNEVHRKPTAGQLQNRENNNTAGMRQCSWETPESPTRAAVDNGSPGPLGGQRSGSPRNSLAGKFDLTRSPPLTVKKNPAFSKGSGIVTNGSFSSSSADGQEKGQTLPGTGTQARRTASLKGPGTKMGTSGVPNGGVRMGVSSTDVVNGTLSVRNGLWLPNGYVTLRDSKPKDCLSEQAAQQNRLSTYDNVQQQQFPSSACEDKQSVDSATWSTSSCEISLPDNSTSCRSSTTTCPEQDFFVGHYEDPVLDAPAHEDAGQQGELERRNGGGRGSRATSSSDNSETFAVNNSASGHSALHSLVASLKQEMHKQKTEYEARIKSLEHRNLELETEMVNLHEELDQERKKYTMVEIKLRNAERAKEDAEKRNEMLQKEMEQFFSTFGELTADPRRPERGNTIWIQ is encoded by the exons ATGCTGGAACATAGAGATGTGAAATTGGCCACCTCGGGTGCACTGACATACCACACTTTAATTAATAGAAGCATCTACCGCAAGATTAGGAGCTGTGTCAGCTTCAGGAAGG GTATCTTCGGTCAGAAGCTGGAGGAGACGGTGCGCTATGAGCGACGCTTTGGGAACAAGCTGGCCCCCATGCTGGTGGAGCAGTGCGCGGACTTCATCCGCCAGTGGGGCCTGCGGGAGGAGGGCCTGTTTCGGCTGCCCGGGCAGGCCAACCTGGTCAAGGAGCTGCAGGACGCCTTCGACTGCGGCGAGAAGCCATCCTTCGACTG TAATACAGATGTGCACACGGTGGCCTCCCTGCTGAAGCTCTACTTGAGAGAGCTCCCAGAGCCAGTCATACCCTTCGCCAAATACGAGGAATTCCTCTCCTGCACTAAGCTCCTCAGCAAGGATGAAGAATCC ggaATGAAGGAATTGCGAAAACAAGTCGAAAGCCTACCTCCAGTCAACTACAATCTGCTGAAATATATATGCAG GTTTCTCGATGAAGTTCAGTCTTATTCAGGTGTGAATAAAATGAGTGTACAGAACCTGGCAACCGTCTTTGGGCCCAATATTCTGAGACCTAAGGTCGAAGACCCTGTAGCTATCATGGAAG GTACTGTGCTGGTCCAGCAGCTGATGTCGGTCCTGATTGGGAGCCACGATGTGCTCTTTCCCAAAGACGAGGAAAGCCCCACGGCCCCGGAGCtgtgcaacaacaacaacgaggTGCACAGGAAGCCCACGGCGGGGCAGCTGCAGAACCGGGAGAACAACAACACGGCGGGCATGCGCCAGTGCTCCTGGGAGACGCCCGAGTCGCCCACGCGGGCGGCGGTGGACAACGGCTCGCCCGGCCCGCTGGGGGGCCAGCGCTCGGGCAGCCCGCGCAACAGCCTGGCCGGCAAGTTCGACCTGACCCGCAGCCCGCCCCTCACGGTCAAGAAGAACCCGGCCTTCAGCAAGGGCAGCGGCATCGTCACCAACGGCTCCTTCAGCAGCTCCTCGGCCGACGGCCAGGAGAAGGGCCAGACCCTGCCCGGCACGGGCACCCAGGCCCGCCGCACCGCCTCCCTCAAGGGCCCGGGCACCAAGATGGGCACCAGCGGCGTGCCCAACGGCGGCGTGCGCATGGGCGTGTCCAGCACCGACGTGGTGAACGGGACGCTGAGCGTGCGCAACGGGCTCTGGCTGCCCAACGGCTACGTGACTCTGCGGGACAGTAAGCCCAAGGACTGCCTGAGCGAGCAGGCCGCCCAGCAGAACCGGCTCTCCACCTACGACAacgtgcagcagcagcagttcccCAGCAGCGCGTGCGAGGACAAGCAGAGCGTGGACAGCGCCACCTGGTCCACCTCCTCCTGCGAGATCTCCCTGCCCGACAACTCCACGTCCTGCcgctcctccaccaccacctgcCCCGAGCAGGACTTCTTCGTGGGCCACTACGAGGACCCCGTTTTGGACGCGCCCGCGCACGAGGACgccggccagcagggggagctggagcGGAGGAACGGCGGGGGCCGCGGGAGCCGGGCCACCAGCAGCAGCGATAACAGCGAGACGTTTGCGGTGAACAATAGCGCCAGCGGCCACAGCGCCCTGCACAGTCTGGTGGCCAGCCTGAAGCAGGAGATGCACAAGCAGAAGACCGAGTACGAGGCCAGGATAAAGAG cCTGGAGCACAGGAACCTGGAGCTGGAGACAGAGATGGTGAACCTCCACGAGGAGCTGGACCAGGAGAGGAAGAAGTACACCATGGTGGAGATAAAGCTACGGAATGCCGAGCGGGCGAAGGAGGACGCTGAGAAGAGGAACGAGATGCTCCAGAAGGAGATGGAGCAGTTTTTCTCCACGTTCGGGGAGCTGACGGCTGATCCACGTCGGCCGGAGAGGGGGAACACCATCTGGATCCAGTAA
- the arhgap24 gene encoding rho GTPase-activating protein 24 isoform X3 has product MEVVPQFPHDLSPYGLVDLQPSCKGGDRERMTANHETYLLMASTQNDMEDWVKTIRRVIWAPFGGGIFGQKLEETVRYERRFGNKLAPMLVEQCADFIRQWGLREEGLFRLPGQANLVKELQDAFDCGEKPSFDCNTDVHTVASLLKLYLRELPEPVIPFAKYEEFLSCTKLLSKDEESGMKELRKQVESLPPVNYNLLKYICRFLDEVQSYSGVNKMSVQNLATVFGPNILRPKVEDPVAIMEGTVLVQQLMSVLIGSHDVLFPKDEESPTAPELCNNNNEVHRKPTAGQLQNRENNNTAGMRQCSWETPESPTRAAVDNGSPGPLGGQRSGSPRNSLAGKFDLTRSPPLTVKKNPAFSKGSGIVTNGSFSSSSADGQEKGQTLPGTGTQARRTASLKGPGTKMGTSGVPNGGVRMGVSSTDVVNGTLSVRNGLWLPNGYVTLRDSKPKDCLSEQAAQQNRLSTYDNVQQQQFPSSACEDKQSVDSATWSTSSCEISLPDNSTSCRSSTTTCPEQDFFVGHYEDPVLDAPAHEDAGQQGELERRNGGGRGSRATSSSDNSETFAVNNSASGHSALHSLVASLKQEMHKQKTEYEARIKSLEHRNLELETEMVNLHEELDQERKKYTMVEIKLRNAERAKEDAEKRNEMLQKEMEQFFSTFGELTADPRRPERGNTIWIQ; this is encoded by the exons GTATCTTCGGTCAGAAGCTGGAGGAGACGGTGCGCTATGAGCGACGCTTTGGGAACAAGCTGGCCCCCATGCTGGTGGAGCAGTGCGCGGACTTCATCCGCCAGTGGGGCCTGCGGGAGGAGGGCCTGTTTCGGCTGCCCGGGCAGGCCAACCTGGTCAAGGAGCTGCAGGACGCCTTCGACTGCGGCGAGAAGCCATCCTTCGACTG TAATACAGATGTGCACACGGTGGCCTCCCTGCTGAAGCTCTACTTGAGAGAGCTCCCAGAGCCAGTCATACCCTTCGCCAAATACGAGGAATTCCTCTCCTGCACTAAGCTCCTCAGCAAGGATGAAGAATCC ggaATGAAGGAATTGCGAAAACAAGTCGAAAGCCTACCTCCAGTCAACTACAATCTGCTGAAATATATATGCAG GTTTCTCGATGAAGTTCAGTCTTATTCAGGTGTGAATAAAATGAGTGTACAGAACCTGGCAACCGTCTTTGGGCCCAATATTCTGAGACCTAAGGTCGAAGACCCTGTAGCTATCATGGAAG GTACTGTGCTGGTCCAGCAGCTGATGTCGGTCCTGATTGGGAGCCACGATGTGCTCTTTCCCAAAGACGAGGAAAGCCCCACGGCCCCGGAGCtgtgcaacaacaacaacgaggTGCACAGGAAGCCCACGGCGGGGCAGCTGCAGAACCGGGAGAACAACAACACGGCGGGCATGCGCCAGTGCTCCTGGGAGACGCCCGAGTCGCCCACGCGGGCGGCGGTGGACAACGGCTCGCCCGGCCCGCTGGGGGGCCAGCGCTCGGGCAGCCCGCGCAACAGCCTGGCCGGCAAGTTCGACCTGACCCGCAGCCCGCCCCTCACGGTCAAGAAGAACCCGGCCTTCAGCAAGGGCAGCGGCATCGTCACCAACGGCTCCTTCAGCAGCTCCTCGGCCGACGGCCAGGAGAAGGGCCAGACCCTGCCCGGCACGGGCACCCAGGCCCGCCGCACCGCCTCCCTCAAGGGCCCGGGCACCAAGATGGGCACCAGCGGCGTGCCCAACGGCGGCGTGCGCATGGGCGTGTCCAGCACCGACGTGGTGAACGGGACGCTGAGCGTGCGCAACGGGCTCTGGCTGCCCAACGGCTACGTGACTCTGCGGGACAGTAAGCCCAAGGACTGCCTGAGCGAGCAGGCCGCCCAGCAGAACCGGCTCTCCACCTACGACAacgtgcagcagcagcagttcccCAGCAGCGCGTGCGAGGACAAGCAGAGCGTGGACAGCGCCACCTGGTCCACCTCCTCCTGCGAGATCTCCCTGCCCGACAACTCCACGTCCTGCcgctcctccaccaccacctgcCCCGAGCAGGACTTCTTCGTGGGCCACTACGAGGACCCCGTTTTGGACGCGCCCGCGCACGAGGACgccggccagcagggggagctggagcGGAGGAACGGCGGGGGCCGCGGGAGCCGGGCCACCAGCAGCAGCGATAACAGCGAGACGTTTGCGGTGAACAATAGCGCCAGCGGCCACAGCGCCCTGCACAGTCTGGTGGCCAGCCTGAAGCAGGAGATGCACAAGCAGAAGACCGAGTACGAGGCCAGGATAAAGAG cCTGGAGCACAGGAACCTGGAGCTGGAGACAGAGATGGTGAACCTCCACGAGGAGCTGGACCAGGAGAGGAAGAAGTACACCATGGTGGAGATAAAGCTACGGAATGCCGAGCGGGCGAAGGAGGACGCTGAGAAGAGGAACGAGATGCTCCAGAAGGAGATGGAGCAGTTTTTCTCCACGTTCGGGGAGCTGACGGCTGATCCACGTCGGCCGGAGAGGGGGAACACCATCTGGATCCAGTAA